In one window of Bizionia sp. M204 DNA:
- a CDS encoding alanine dehydrogenase, translating to MSKALSPFTKQQLLPQEETLEVYKKKGELFIGIPKETAFQEKRVCLTPDAVSALTSNGHRILMEAGAGKGANFSDKDYSEAGAEITKDTAKVYACPMILKVEPPTLDQIKLINPQTILISALQLKTQHKKYFEALASKRITALAFEFIRDEDGAYPAVRSLSEIAGTASVLIASELLSNVNNGNGLLFGNISGVPPIEVVILGAGTVGEFAARSAIGLGANVKVFDNSITKLRCIQTNLGRTIFTSTLQPKNLSKALKRCDVVIGAVRGKNRAPIIVSDSMVSNMKNGSVVIDVSIDMGGCFETSEVTSHKQPTFIKHGVTHYCVPNIPARYSRSASISISNICTPYLLKIAEDGGLENSLRFDKGLKNGLYFYHGILTNKSVGEWFDLKHSDINLLIF from the coding sequence ATGTCCAAAGCCTTATCCCCTTTTACAAAACAACAATTACTCCCACAGGAAGAAACCCTAGAGGTTTACAAGAAAAAAGGTGAGTTATTTATAGGTATCCCTAAAGAAACCGCATTTCAAGAAAAACGGGTTTGTTTAACACCTGACGCTGTTTCGGCTTTAACCAGTAATGGCCACCGGATACTTATGGAAGCTGGCGCAGGAAAGGGCGCTAATTTTAGTGACAAGGATTACAGCGAAGCTGGTGCGGAAATCACGAAAGATACTGCCAAAGTTTATGCATGTCCCATGATTTTAAAAGTGGAACCACCTACACTTGATCAAATAAAACTGATTAATCCGCAAACCATTCTTATTTCAGCATTACAACTCAAAACCCAACATAAAAAATACTTTGAAGCCCTTGCCAGTAAACGCATTACAGCATTAGCTTTCGAGTTTATTCGGGATGAAGACGGCGCCTACCCTGCCGTGAGAAGTTTAAGTGAAATTGCCGGAACAGCTTCTGTATTAATAGCATCAGAGCTTTTAAGCAATGTAAATAATGGTAACGGTTTATTATTTGGTAACATAAGCGGTGTTCCTCCTATTGAAGTCGTAATTTTAGGTGCAGGAACCGTTGGTGAATTTGCTGCAAGAAGCGCCATTGGACTTGGTGCCAATGTAAAAGTTTTTGACAATTCCATAACCAAATTACGCTGTATTCAGACTAATTTAGGTCGTACAATTTTCACCTCAACATTACAACCAAAAAACCTATCGAAAGCATTAAAACGTTGCGATGTGGTTATTGGAGCCGTTCGTGGAAAAAACCGAGCACCCATTATTGTAAGCGACTCAATGGTTTCCAATATGAAAAATGGCTCGGTGGTTATAGACGTTAGTATTGACATGGGAGGTTGTTTTGAAACCAGCGAAGTTACATCTCATAAACAACCTACATTTATTAAACATGGCGTTACCCATTACTGTGTACCTAATATTCCAGCACGCTACTCACGCTCAGCTTCTATTTCTATTAGTAATATCTGTACACCTTACCTGTTAAAAATTGCCGAAGATGGCGGTTTAGAAAATTCTTTACGTTTTGATAAGGGTTTAAAAAATGGGTTGTATTTTTACCACGGCATTTTAACCAACAAATCTGTTGGCGAATGGTTCGACTTAAAACATAGCGATATTAATTTATTGATATTTTAG
- the lpxD gene encoding UDP-3-O-(3-hydroxymyristoyl)glucosamine N-acyltransferase yields the protein MNFTAEQIAGILEGEIVGDSTIEVSRLSKIEEGAAGALTFLSNPKYTPYIYTTKASITIVNKSFIPEKDIHTTLIKVDDAYKAFSKLLEYYNQVKLNKSGIEQPTFISDSAKLGENIYIGAFSYIGNNVEIGNHVKIFPNSYIGDNVVIKDHTIVFAGVKIYSDCLVGSHCVLNSGAIIGADGFGFTPNEKGEYHKVPQIGNVILEDFVDVGAATTIDRATLGSTIIRKGVKLDNQIQIAHNVEIGKNTVIAAQTGIAGSTKIGENCQIGGQVGISGHLTIGNNVKIQAQSGIGKNIKDNEVLQGSPSFNYSDWNKSYVHFKNLPKLFKSVNEIEKKLDGNN from the coding sequence ATGAATTTTACAGCAGAACAAATAGCAGGTATTTTAGAAGGTGAAATTGTTGGCGACTCTACTATTGAAGTTTCCAGGTTATCTAAAATTGAAGAAGGAGCGGCAGGCGCTTTAACCTTTCTTTCTAATCCTAAATACACACCTTATATATATACAACTAAAGCTTCTATTACAATTGTTAATAAAAGCTTTATTCCAGAGAAAGATATTCACACTACTTTAATAAAGGTAGATGATGCCTATAAAGCGTTTTCAAAATTATTGGAATATTATAACCAGGTTAAATTAAACAAATCTGGAATAGAACAGCCAACATTTATTTCTGATTCTGCTAAATTAGGCGAAAACATATATATAGGTGCATTTTCGTACATTGGAAATAATGTAGAAATAGGTAATCATGTTAAAATTTTTCCCAATAGTTATATTGGCGATAATGTGGTGATTAAGGATCATACGATTGTGTTTGCTGGTGTAAAAATTTATTCAGATTGTTTGGTTGGTTCCCACTGCGTTCTTAATTCAGGCGCTATTATTGGAGCTGATGGTTTTGGATTTACCCCAAATGAAAAAGGGGAGTACCATAAAGTACCGCAAATAGGGAATGTTATTTTGGAAGATTTTGTGGATGTTGGTGCAGCCACCACGATAGATCGTGCCACTTTAGGTTCTACAATTATTAGAAAAGGTGTAAAGCTGGATAATCAAATTCAAATTGCGCACAATGTTGAAATTGGAAAAAATACTGTTATTGCTGCGCAAACGGGAATTGCTGGCTCAACCAAAATTGGTGAAAATTGTCAAATAGGAGGCCAAGTTGGTATTTCAGGACACCTTACCATAGGTAATAATGTTAAAATACAGGCACAATCTGGGATTGGTAAAAACATTAAGGATAATGAGGTTTTACAAGGCTCGCCTTCATTTAATTATAGCGATTGGAATAAATCCTATGTGCATTTTAAAAATTTACCAAAATTATTTAAATCAGTAAACGAGATAGAAAAAAAATTAGATGGGAATAATTAA
- a CDS encoding T9SS type A sorting domain-containing protein produces MKKKIRGKFLLKGISISMLLLFFTPNKITGQSYPDQVQLPNVNYETYQQPGTSLPGYLETFTESLSGSSVTRITDRNVFNVSGQRLRHNYSRDQTWNSDETLIKMAGYPAAILDAETYEFLYWSDIPSYGRWSHTQPNIMYGTDGNTFVSHDVNSNQRTVLHRFSNYTSVDFGFGEGNQDKFDRYVGLIGKNGNNSTLIVYDIQNNVVTGTKDIGTNGNELDWFSVSQLGGFAVAQYKDNGTGPTAGIKSYNINMTNEQHIYHNTEHGDLGVDAYGNEVIVEYGGESEWNANYSLYMARLDGQGVTKLFPYINGKGIWGGHISTQNVDRPGWAYISEQCCPTNPVAPAEIFAIKLDGSGTIERYGKHNAAPSSYLHETQVVPNRNGTKMIFASNWNDSAVMSQSGSPSFVLEYPQVSQGMTVNAGNDVSVCEGQSTNLTAYGTGGTNFTWSTGETTQNIEVTPSQTTTYTVTLTDNSGNSVTDEVVVTVNSIPVANAGEDVTINEGESVTLTATGGDTFLWNTTETSASITVSPTVTTTYTVQVIRQGCSSEDTVVVSVTPTPITADAGDDTTICEGASVTLTASGGSDYEWSTGETSQSITVNPTTTTNYTVTVSNGQTSASDSVLVTVNPLPTAHAGSDITITEGESTILTATGGTSYLWNTGETTSSISVSPLQTTTYSVQVTENNCSSEAIVIVVVEGSSPTVTADAGEDVTICENASTTLTASGGSSYEWSTGETTQSIEVNPTTTTTYTVLVSDGNTSDSDSVVVTVNALPNASAGYDVTITEGESITLNASGGTSYLWNTGDTSQNLTVSPTETTTYSVTVTENNCSNQDSVTVFVNPEEPVVEANAGDDVTICENASTTLTASGGSIYEWSTGETTQSITVNPLTTTTYTVHVSEGNVTDSDTVVVTVSPLPNVVTSDDPTIEFGQYTTLSASGGTDYLWSTGETTPQISVSPTYTSIYTVTVSNNGCARTENVQVNVVDLVNADAGDDVEICADGDQNTSATLRATGGLYYEWSTGETTQSITVSPEETTEYEVMVSNGFNYETDRVNVIVNQCLSAGEPEIVNTDMLVFPNPATSEINVKVSGFDNDTKIYIYDMLGRLIQTNSIGTTSHGAITKKINVSNLPRGMVLVTLNQNGVVHTKKIVLN; encoded by the coding sequence ATGAAGAAAAAGATTAGAGGGAAATTTCTTTTAAAAGGAATCTCCATAAGCATGTTACTTTTATTTTTTACCCCAAATAAAATAACTGGTCAGTCTTATCCTGACCAAGTTCAATTACCAAATGTTAACTACGAAACGTATCAGCAACCCGGAACATCACTTCCTGGTTATTTAGAAACGTTTACGGAATCACTCTCCGGGAGTTCGGTAACAAGAATCACGGATAGAAATGTATTTAATGTTTCAGGACAACGATTAAGGCATAATTACAGTCGTGATCAAACTTGGAACAGCGATGAAACATTAATAAAAATGGCGGGTTATCCAGCAGCAATATTAGATGCTGAAACTTATGAGTTTTTGTATTGGAGTGATATTCCTAGTTATGGCCGATGGAGTCACACACAACCAAATATTATGTACGGAACAGATGGTAATACATTTGTTTCTCATGATGTGAATAGCAACCAAAGAACTGTTTTACATCGTTTTTCAAATTATACCTCTGTCGATTTTGGTTTTGGAGAAGGCAATCAAGATAAATTTGACAGATATGTTGGCCTTATTGGTAAGAATGGCAATAATAGTACTCTTATAGTATATGATATTCAGAATAACGTGGTTACTGGTACAAAAGATATTGGTACAAATGGAAATGAATTAGATTGGTTTTCCGTATCCCAATTAGGTGGCTTTGCTGTTGCCCAATATAAGGACAACGGAACAGGTCCTACCGCTGGAATTAAATCTTATAATATTAATATGACTAATGAACAGCATATTTATCACAATACGGAACATGGAGATTTAGGTGTAGATGCATATGGAAATGAGGTTATTGTTGAATATGGTGGTGAAAGTGAATGGAATGCTAATTATAGTCTATATATGGCACGATTAGATGGTCAAGGTGTTACCAAGCTTTTTCCGTATATTAATGGAAAAGGTATTTGGGGTGGTCATATTTCTACTCAAAACGTAGACAGACCAGGTTGGGCTTATATTAGTGAACAATGTTGCCCAACTAATCCGGTGGCACCTGCGGAAATTTTCGCTATTAAGTTAGATGGTTCTGGAACCATTGAACGTTATGGAAAACACAATGCTGCACCTTCGTCGTATTTACACGAAACACAAGTAGTGCCAAATAGAAATGGGACTAAAATGATTTTTGCCAGTAATTGGAATGATTCAGCCGTTATGAGCCAAAGTGGTTCCCCATCTTTTGTTTTGGAGTATCCACAAGTATCACAAGGGATGACTGTAAATGCCGGAAATGATGTTTCTGTTTGTGAAGGTCAATCTACAAATTTAACGGCTTATGGAACGGGCGGAACTAATTTTACTTGGAGTACAGGTGAAACAACTCAAAACATAGAAGTAACCCCAAGCCAAACAACAACCTATACGGTAACATTAACAGATAATTCTGGGAATAGCGTTACAGATGAGGTCGTGGTAACGGTAAATTCAATTCCGGTTGCAAACGCTGGAGAGGATGTTACTATAAATGAAGGCGAATCTGTAACCTTAACGGCTACAGGTGGCGACACATTTTTGTGGAATACCACTGAAACGTCTGCAAGTATTACAGTTAGTCCAACTGTAACAACAACCTATACAGTACAGGTAATAAGGCAGGGATGTTCATCAGAAGATACGGTTGTCGTATCAGTGACACCAACTCCCATAACAGCCGATGCTGGTGACGATACAACGATTTGCGAAGGCGCAAGTGTCACTTTAACGGCATCGGGAGGATCAGATTATGAGTGGAGTACAGGTGAAACTTCACAAAGCATAACGGTTAATCCAACAACAACTACAAACTATACAGTAACGGTTTCAAACGGTCAGACATCCGCGTCTGATTCAGTTTTGGTAACCGTAAATCCTTTACCAACAGCACATGCTGGTTCAGATATAACAATTACGGAAGGCGAGAGTACCATACTAACAGCAACAGGAGGAACATCTTATTTATGGAATACCGGCGAAACCACATCTAGTATATCAGTGAGTCCTCTGCAAACAACAACATATTCAGTTCAGGTTACTGAAAATAATTGTTCTAGTGAAGCAATTGTAATCGTTGTCGTTGAAGGTTCAAGTCCAACCGTTACAGCGGATGCAGGTGAAGATGTTACAATTTGCGAAAACGCTTCAACCACATTAACCGCTTCTGGTGGATCTTCCTATGAATGGAGTACCGGAGAAACAACTCAAAGCATTGAGGTTAACCCGACAACAACCACAACGTATACGGTTTTAGTATCTGATGGTAACACTTCAGATTCAGACTCTGTAGTTGTAACCGTAAACGCATTACCTAACGCAAGTGCAGGGTATGACGTAACTATTACAGAAGGCGAAAGCATTACACTTAATGCTTCGGGAGGAACTTCTTATTTATGGAATACAGGTGATACATCTCAAAACTTAACTGTTTCGCCTACGGAAACGACAACTTATTCCGTAACAGTAACCGAGAACAATTGCTCCAATCAAGATAGCGTAACCGTATTTGTAAATCCGGAAGAACCTGTCGTGGAGGCAAATGCTGGTGATGATGTTACCATTTGTGAAAACGCGTCAACCACATTAACCGCATCAGGTGGTTCAATATACGAATGGAGCACAGGTGAGACCACACAAAGTATTACCGTTAACCCATTAACTACTACAACATACACAGTACATGTGTCCGAAGGAAATGTTACGGATTCAGATACAGTGGTGGTTACAGTTAGCCCATTACCAAATGTTGTAACTAGTGATGATCCAACTATTGAGTTTGGACAATATACTACCTTATCCGCTTCTGGTGGAACCGACTATTTGTGGAGCACAGGCGAAACCACGCCACAAATTTCTGTTAGTCCAACCTATACATCAATTTACACTGTAACGGTTTCAAACAATGGCTGCGCTAGAACTGAAAATGTTCAAGTAAATGTTGTTGATTTAGTGAATGCCGATGCTGGAGACGATGTTGAAATTTGTGCTGATGGCGACCAAAACACAAGCGCAACATTACGCGCAACTGGTGGCTTGTATTATGAATGGAGTACTGGGGAAACAACGCAAAGTATTACTGTTAGCCCAGAAGAAACAACGGAATATGAAGTAATGGTTTCCAACGGGTTTAACTATGAAACAGATCGCGTAAATGTTATTGTAAATCAATGTTTATCTGCAGGAGAACCTGAAATAGTAAATACTGATATGTTGGTGTTTCCAAACCCCGCAACTAGTGAAATAAATGTGAAAGTTTCAGGATTTGACAATGATACTAAAATTTATATTTATGATATGTTAGGTCGTTTAATTCAAACCAATTCCATTGGAACCACGTCACATGGCGCAATTACCAAGAAAATTAATGTTTCTAATTTACCTAGAGGAATGGTATTGGTGACCTTAAACCAAAATGGAGTAGTTCATACTAAAAAAATTGTACTGAATTAA
- a CDS encoding HD domain-containing protein: MQTKNKLKIFNDPIYGFITIPNALIFDLINHKYFQRLRRISQMGLSYLVYPGAHHTRFHHALGGMHLMQKAVQVLRFKGVEISEAEENALYIAILLHDIGHGPFSHAMEHSIVNGVSHEHISLQFMEVLNAEFNGSLTLAIQIFKGEYNRPFMCALISSQFDMDRADYLKRDSFYTGVAEGNINSDRLITMLHVVDDELVVEEKGIYSIEKFLVARRLMYWQVYLHKTGLVAEQLLMRVLQRAKELTQQGVILEASKPLQFFLRNDIQIANFNNETLDTFSKLDDYDIIMAMKAWQYHDDFVLKNLCEMIINRQLLKVKLKKNPVQPEKLQKHINKLMKQYKVSEHEAAYFVFTGAISNQAYEQDSQPINVLFQSGKIQNIVKASDQLNLKALSKPVTKYYICYPKDKM, translated from the coding sequence TTGCAGACAAAAAACAAACTCAAGATATTTAACGATCCAATTTACGGATTTATTACCATTCCAAATGCGCTGATTTTCGATTTAATCAATCATAAATATTTTCAACGCCTTCGCCGAATATCCCAAATGGGTTTATCTTATTTAGTTTATCCTGGCGCACATCACACGCGTTTTCATCATGCTTTGGGCGGTATGCATTTAATGCAGAAAGCTGTTCAAGTGCTTCGTTTTAAAGGGGTTGAAATATCTGAAGCTGAAGAAAATGCCTTGTACATAGCCATACTTTTGCATGATATTGGTCATGGACCTTTTTCTCATGCCATGGAGCATAGTATTGTAAATGGTGTGAGTCATGAGCATATTTCGCTTCAATTTATGGAGGTTTTAAACGCCGAATTTAACGGAAGTTTAACGCTTGCCATCCAAATTTTTAAGGGCGAATACAACAGACCCTTTATGTGTGCGTTAATTTCGAGCCAATTTGATATGGATCGAGCCGACTATTTAAAGCGTGATAGTTTTTATACAGGTGTCGCCGAAGGTAATATTAATAGTGACCGATTAATTACCATGCTACATGTGGTGGATGACGAATTAGTAGTGGAAGAAAAAGGCATTTACAGCATTGAGAAGTTTTTAGTTGCCAGACGTCTTATGTATTGGCAAGTGTATTTGCATAAAACAGGTTTGGTTGCCGAACAGTTATTAATGCGTGTTTTACAACGCGCTAAAGAACTTACCCAACAAGGTGTTATTTTAGAAGCCAGTAAACCGTTACAGTTTTTTTTACGGAATGATATACAAATTGCTAATTTTAATAACGAGACTTTAGATACATTTTCTAAACTAGATGATTATGATATTATAATGGCAATGAAAGCTTGGCAATATCACGATGATTTTGTTTTAAAAAATTTATGCGAAATGATTATTAACAGGCAATTATTAAAGGTGAAGCTAAAAAAGAATCCCGTACAGCCGGAAAAGCTTCAGAAGCATATAAATAAATTAATGAAACAATATAAGGTATCAGAGCATGAAGCGGCCTATTTTGTTTTTACTGGTGCCATTTCCAATCAGGCTTATGAACAAGATAGCCAGCCGATAAACGTCTTATTTCAATCGGGTAAAATTCAAAATATAGTAAAAGCTTCAGACCAATTAAACCTAAAAGCACTGTCAAAACCAGTCACAAAATATTATATATGTTATCCTAAAGATAAAATGTAA
- the lpxA gene encoding acyl-ACP--UDP-N-acetylglucosamine O-acyltransferase: MNQPLAYVHPGAKIAKNVVIDPFTTIHNNVIIGEGTWIGSNVTIMEGARIGKNCNIFPGAVISATPQDLKYKDEDTTVEIGDNVTIRECVTINRGTTDRMKTVIGDNCLIMAYCHIAHDCIVGKNCIFSNNSTLAGHINVGDYVVLAGMTAVHQFCSIGNHAFVTGGSLVRKDVPPFVKAAREPLSYVGINSVGLRRRGFTTEKITEIQDIYRILYQKNYNNTQAAEIIEAEMEATHERDEILQFIKDSQRGIMKGYFKSN, from the coding sequence ATGAATCAACCACTAGCATACGTACATCCAGGAGCTAAAATAGCTAAAAATGTCGTAATTGATCCCTTTACAACTATTCATAATAATGTTATTATTGGAGAGGGAACTTGGATAGGAAGTAACGTAACCATTATGGAAGGCGCTCGTATTGGTAAAAATTGTAATATTTTTCCGGGAGCTGTAATTTCAGCAACACCTCAAGATTTAAAATATAAAGATGAAGATACCACAGTTGAAATTGGTGATAACGTGACCATTAGGGAATGTGTTACTATTAACCGTGGAACAACAGATAGAATGAAAACCGTTATTGGTGATAATTGTTTAATTATGGCCTATTGCCACATAGCGCATGACTGCATTGTTGGTAAAAACTGTATCTTTTCTAATAATAGTACACTTGCAGGTCATATTAATGTTGGCGATTATGTGGTTCTAGCAGGTATGACAGCTGTTCATCAATTCTGCTCAATTGGAAACCATGCATTTGTAACAGGTGGTTCTTTAGTAAGAAAAGATGTACCACCATTTGTTAAAGCAGCTCGTGAACCTTTATCCTACGTTGGAATTAATTCAGTAGGTTTAAGACGTCGTGGTTTTACAACTGAAAAAATTACCGAAATACAGGACATTTATAGAATTCTATATCAAAAAAATTATAATAATACACAAGCAGCTGAAATCATTGAAGCTGAAATGGAAGCAACCCATGAGCGTGATGAAATTTTGCAATTTATAAAAGATTCGCAACGTGGTATTATGAAGGGTTACTTCAAATCTAATTAA
- the efp gene encoding elongation factor P: protein MATTSDIRNGLCIRYNHDIYKIIEFLHVKPGKGPAFVRTKMKSVTSGKVLENTFSAGHKIEDVRVETHKFQFLYHDGEFYHFMNQEDYTQIRLLEAALDRADLMKEGEVVTVLINTEDNMPLSVEMPASVILEVTHTEPGVKGNTATNATKPATVETGAEVNVPLFINEGDKIKIETDKGTYKERVKE, encoded by the coding sequence ATGGCAACAACATCAGATATTCGCAACGGATTATGTATTCGTTATAATCATGATATTTATAAAATAATTGAATTTTTACACGTAAAACCGGGAAAAGGTCCTGCGTTTGTAAGAACTAAAATGAAAAGTGTAACATCAGGAAAAGTATTGGAAAATACCTTTTCGGCGGGACATAAAATTGAAGATGTGCGTGTTGAAACACATAAGTTTCAGTTTCTATATCATGATGGTGAATTTTATCATTTTATGAACCAAGAAGATTATACACAAATTCGTTTATTAGAAGCCGCTTTGGATAGAGCTGATTTAATGAAAGAAGGTGAAGTAGTTACCGTATTAATAAATACGGAGGACAATATGCCGCTTTCTGTTGAAATGCCAGCTAGTGTTATATTAGAAGTAACACATACTGAACCAGGTGTAAAAGGAAATACAGCAACCAACGCTACCAAGCCTGCAACAGTGGAAACAGGAGCAGAGGTAAATGTGCCACTTTTTATAAATGAAGGTGATAAAATTAAAATTGAAACCGATAAAGGGACTTATAAAGAGCGCGTAAAAGAATAA
- the tsaE gene encoding tRNA (adenosine(37)-N6)-threonylcarbamoyltransferase complex ATPase subunit type 1 TsaE: MIVDYNLESLDSVAQAIIKAVKHKVILFDGAMGTGKTTLIKALVKKLGSSDDVSSPTFSLVNTYHTSNSDIYHFDLYRLNSMEEAYDFGIEDYLESNNWLFIEWPEIIKELLSDDFHIISIEHLGTEKRQLTLK; encoded by the coding sequence TTGATTGTAGATTATAATTTAGAAAGTCTAGATAGTGTGGCTCAAGCTATTATAAAAGCTGTAAAGCACAAAGTTATTTTATTTGATGGTGCCATGGGTACAGGAAAAACAACTTTAATTAAAGCTTTAGTAAAAAAACTAGGAAGTTCAGATGATGTAAGCAGCCCGACGTTTTCTTTAGTGAACACCTATCATACTTCTAATTCGGATATCTATCATTTTGATTTATACCGATTAAATTCCATGGAAGAGGCTTATGATTTTGGAATCGAAGATTATTTAGAAAGTAATAATTGGTTATTTATAGAATGGCCAGAGATTATAAAAGAGCTTCTATCAGATGATTTTCATATCATTTCAATAGAGCATCTTGGAACTGAAAAAAGACAATTAACGCTTAAATAA
- a CDS encoding bifunctional response regulator/alkaline phosphatase family protein produces the protein MNHINILWVDDEIDLLKPHIIFLEQKNYKVTTCKSGTEALEVLEDKNFDIVFLDENMPGLTGLETLNEIKEKRDTLPVVMITKSEEEYIMEEAIGNKIADYLIKPVNPNQILLSLKKNLDHSRLVSEKTTSNYQQEFRKIAMDLSMVNSYQEWVSLYQKLIYWEMQLEDIEDSGMFEILESQKSEANTQFGKFIDKNYPKWFEPNTDAPTMSHNLFKDKVTPEISKEQPTLLVVIDNLRYDQWKAFEPVVSNYYKKQKEEAFFSILPTATQYARNAIFSGLMPSDMEKMHPDLWKNDTDEGGKNLHEEAFLEAQLKRLGLQNLSTKYFKITNLKNGKQLVDNFKSLKDNDLTVVVYNFVDMLSHSKTEMDVVKELASNDKAYRSLTQSWFKNSPLLEMIQQAQQLGFKLILTTDHGTINVKNPSKVVGDKDTSLNLRYKTGRSLTYEDKDVLVAKDPKSIHLPALTMSSSFIFAKNDLFFAYPNNYNHYVSYYRNTYQHGGVSLEEMIIPFIVLDPK, from the coding sequence ATGAACCATATAAATATTCTTTGGGTTGACGATGAAATTGATTTATTAAAACCACATATCATCTTTTTAGAACAAAAAAACTATAAAGTTACCACCTGTAAAAGTGGAACTGAAGCTTTGGAAGTTTTGGAAGATAAAAATTTTGATATTGTTTTCCTAGATGAAAACATGCCAGGATTAACTGGTTTAGAAACCTTAAATGAAATTAAAGAAAAGCGCGACACACTTCCTGTTGTAATGATTACCAAGAGTGAAGAAGAATATATTATGGAAGAAGCTATTGGAAATAAAATAGCTGATTATTTGATAAAGCCAGTAAATCCAAACCAGATTTTATTGAGTTTAAAGAAAAATTTAGATCACTCACGATTAGTTTCAGAAAAAACCACCTCTAATTACCAACAGGAGTTTCGCAAAATAGCTATGGATTTATCAATGGTTAACAGCTATCAAGAATGGGTTTCCTTATACCAAAAACTAATTTATTGGGAAATGCAACTAGAAGATATTGAAGATTCTGGGATGTTTGAAATTTTAGAATCTCAAAAATCGGAAGCCAACACGCAGTTTGGGAAGTTTATTGATAAAAATTATCCAAAGTGGTTTGAACCCAATACGGATGCACCAACAATGTCTCATAATTTATTTAAAGATAAAGTGACACCAGAAATTAGCAAAGAACAACCTACGCTATTGGTTGTAATTGATAATTTACGTTACGATCAGTGGAAAGCTTTTGAACCTGTGGTAAGCAACTATTATAAAAAGCAAAAAGAAGAAGCTTTTTTTAGCATTCTACCAACAGCCACACAATATGCTAGAAATGCTATTTTTTCAGGGTTAATGCCTTCCGACATGGAAAAAATGCATCCTGATTTATGGAAAAACGATACGGATGAAGGCGGTAAAAATTTACATGAAGAAGCGTTTTTAGAAGCTCAATTGAAACGATTAGGCTTACAGAACTTATCTACCAAGTATTTTAAAATAACCAATTTAAAAAATGGCAAACAATTAGTAGACAACTTTAAATCATTAAAAGATAACGACTTAACTGTAGTAGTTTACAATTTTGTAGATATGCTATCGCACTCCAAAACAGAAATGGATGTGGTAAAAGAATTAGCATCTAATGATAAAGCGTATCGCTCATTAACACAAAGTTGGTTTAAAAATTCACCGTTATTAGAAATGATTCAGCAAGCCCAGCAACTTGGGTTTAAATTAATCCTAACTACAGATCATGGCACTATAAATGTTAAAAATCCGTCTAAAGTGGTTGGCGACAAGGACACGTCTTTAAATTTACGTTACAAAACTGGAAGAAGTTTAACCTATGAAGATAAAGACGTTTTGGTAGCAAAAGACCCGAAATCTATTCATTTACCAGCCTTAACCATGAGCAGCTCCTTTATATTTGCTAAAAACGATTTGTTTTTTGCCTATCCAAATAATTACAATCACTATGTAAGTTATTACAGGAATACCTATCAGCATGGAGGCGTATCATTAGAAGAAATGATTATACCGTTTATAGTATTGGACCCCAAATAA
- a CDS encoding DUF4258 domain-containing protein has product MKLIQRIGYYLGGFSIGLVLLAFFLNGKKASCDYGPEARVLKNINSKTLHISPEAEKELQARSIDSTTIRSVIKFGDVQFSKSDTRREPCGIYFLESRTKDANLDLKIENCDSIATIIEVLWK; this is encoded by the coding sequence GTGAAATTAATTCAACGTATTGGGTATTACCTAGGTGGATTCTCAATTGGTTTAGTGTTACTAGCCTTTTTTTTAAATGGTAAAAAAGCGTCCTGTGATTACGGTCCGGAAGCACGCGTTTTAAAGAATATTAACTCCAAAACATTACACATAAGTCCGGAAGCGGAAAAAGAACTACAAGCGAGATCTATTGATAGTACAACTATCAGATCCGTAATTAAATTTGGCGACGTCCAGTTTTCTAAAAGCGACACAAGAAGAGAGCCCTGTGGTATTTACTTTTTAGAAAGCCGAACAAAAGACGCTAATTTAGATTTGAAAATTGAAAACTGCGATAGCATTGCTACCATTATCGAAGTGTTATGGAAATAA